One Sphingomonas sabuli genomic region harbors:
- a CDS encoding NepR family anti-sigma factor, translating into MSDKLGDEKSAKTKREKKDDGGKRADKSGGRVSSVGRALRTVYDETLREDVPDDFLDLLGKLS; encoded by the coding sequence TTGAGTGACAAATTGGGCGACGAGAAGAGCGCCAAGACGAAGCGCGAGAAAAAGGACGATGGTGGCAAGCGAGCCGACAAGAGCGGCGGGCGAGTCAGCAGCGTTGGCCGTGCCCTGCGCACGGTTTACGACGAGACCTTGCGCGAAGACGTTCCCGACGATTTCCTCGATTTGCTCGGCAAGCTTAGCTGA
- a CDS encoding response regulator gives MSLGQELAPHLPFLRRYARALTGSQAHGDAFVRATLEAIVAEPDEFPRDVDARLGLYRTFHAIWSTANVEEGEEPSDSIAGAEGIAHARLSKITPLSRQALLLTSLEGFSSDDAAYLIGASAEDVDSLVSEALQEIERQTLTDVLIIEDEPIIAMDIETIVRDLGHNVTGVAVTRDEAVAAARQSPPGLVLADIQLADDSSGIDAVKDILAEFSVPVIFITAFPERLLTGTRPEPTFLITKPFQRSTVKAAIAQALFFDAATVPA, from the coding sequence ATGTCGCTTGGTCAGGAACTCGCCCCACATCTGCCTTTCCTGCGCCGCTATGCGCGCGCCTTGACCGGCAGCCAGGCGCACGGCGACGCCTTCGTCCGCGCGACGCTCGAAGCGATCGTTGCCGAGCCGGATGAATTTCCGCGCGACGTCGATGCCCGGCTTGGCCTGTACCGCACCTTCCACGCCATCTGGTCCACCGCCAACGTCGAAGAGGGCGAGGAACCGAGCGACAGCATCGCCGGAGCTGAAGGCATTGCCCACGCCCGCCTGTCGAAGATCACGCCGCTGTCGCGCCAGGCGCTTCTGCTGACGTCGCTGGAAGGCTTTTCGTCCGACGACGCGGCCTATCTTATCGGCGCCAGCGCTGAAGACGTCGATTCGCTGGTGTCCGAAGCGCTTCAGGAAATCGAGCGCCAGACGCTGACTGACGTCCTCATCATCGAGGACGAGCCGATCATCGCGATGGACATCGAAACCATCGTCCGCGACCTTGGCCACAACGTCACCGGCGTTGCGGTCACCCGCGACGAAGCGGTCGCCGCCGCGCGCCAGAGCCCGCCGGGCCTGGTGCTTGCGGACATCCAGCTGGCCGACGATTCCAGCGGCATCGACGCGGTCAAGGATATCCTCGCCGAATTCTCCGTGCCGGTGATTTTCATCACTGCCTTCCCGGAACGCCTCTTGACCGGGACTCGCCCCGAACCCACCTTCCTGATCACCAAGCCGTTCCAGCGGTCGACCGTTAAGGCGGCGATCGCCCAAGCGTTGTTCTTCGACGCCGCGACGGTCCCGGCCTGA
- a CDS encoding sigma-70 family RNA polymerase sigma factor — translation MAADNDQQTAMPQGEPVPLSDPEFKDQLAAVIPHLRAFGRSLSGSRDLADDLVQETLLKAWAARKRFQAGTNMRAWTFIILRNLFLSQMRRARFKGEWDELTASKILAAPASQDRHIELADMQRALMHLPQPQREALILVGAGGFAYEEAAEICGCAVGTIKSRVARGRVALEALLSSGKLPSRRQHKQDPNKSALQTIMGEVDDLSRDMG, via the coding sequence ATGGCGGCAGATAACGATCAGCAGACGGCAATGCCGCAGGGCGAACCGGTCCCGCTATCCGATCCGGAATTCAAGGATCAGCTGGCGGCCGTCATTCCGCACCTGCGCGCGTTCGGCCGGTCGCTGTCCGGCAGCCGGGACCTTGCCGACGACCTTGTCCAGGAAACGCTGCTCAAGGCATGGGCGGCGCGCAAGCGCTTCCAGGCCGGCACGAACATGCGCGCCTGGACCTTCATCATCCTGCGCAACCTGTTCCTCAGCCAGATGCGGCGCGCCCGCTTCAAGGGCGAATGGGACGAGCTTACCGCGTCCAAGATCCTCGCCGCGCCGGCCAGCCAGGACCGGCACATCGAACTGGCCGACATGCAGCGTGCGCTAATGCATCTGCCGCAGCCGCAGCGCGAGGCGTTGATCCTCGTCGGCGCCGGTGGTTTCGCTTACGAGGAAGCGGCGGAAATCTGCGGGTGCGCCGTGGGCACGATCAAGAGCCGCGTGGCGCGTGGGCGCGTCGCGCTTGAGGCGTTGCTGTCGAGCGGCAAGCTGCCGTCGCGGCGCCAGCACAAGCAGGATCCGAACAAGTCCGCGCTGCAGACCATCATGGGCGAAGTGGACGACCTCAGCCGCGATATGGGGTGA
- the glnE gene encoding bifunctional [glutamate--ammonia ligase]-adenylyl-L-tyrosine phosphorylase/[glutamate--ammonia-ligase] adenylyltransferase has translation MTKLRQVERDGAAERARAYSPFLREAMAARSDILETFLTDGSLKAAEQAVAAGGESVDVELRRRRLGLAMAAALGDLSGELDLETVTGLLSDFADGAIDRAIAAALIERCPDDEPRGVTAIALGKLGSRELNFSSDVDLILLFDPRTMPCAGRDDPGQAAVRIGRRVVEILQKRTADGYVARVDLRLRPSPEVTPIVLPVNAAISYYESAAVGWERAAFIRARCCGGDRALGASFLDAIEPFVWRRALDFGAIEEVRAIGERIRDHYAERQRFGPGFDLKRGRGGIREVEFYAHAQQLVHGGREPDLRCPATLDALQALSGAGYLDSSLAADMAEAYRRLRTIEHRVQMIDDQQTHLIPRTDAAVATVARLHGFEDGEEIFNWLRPSVERVGTAFDALTDDKGERLPNDAATLHGELAAMGFPDAETAARRIGEWRSGRPRSLRSPAAKEAFEGMLPGLVRAIAGSADPMRALNRLSDVVERLPSGVNLYRLLEARPALTTLLARILAHAPALSDQLGRRPELLDSLLDSSCFDPPPPVDELLAFLKAEMKDLPYDLALDRARQLVNERRFALGAQLIDLREPPMRIGEGYARVAEATLVALTDAAVAEFEQTHGRMGDAELLILGLGRLGGGVLTDASDLDLIYLFTPTEAEASDGRRPLGPADYFNRLGNRISAALSVPTPAGPLYDVDTRLRPQGAQGMLVVSLEGFAAYQANQAWTWEHMALLRARPVYGSEGGRARLDAIIEQVLAAPADRPKLVADATAMRDEMARHKPASGPLDVKLGEGGLVDLEFAVHVLQLATKVGIDPRMDQAVEALAEAGLVEEKIVSAQQLLNEMLITIRLVAPETTTPSEESCELMARACGAADWTELVARHDAARAQVTELWTKVKERTFDDR, from the coding sequence GTGACAAAGCTGCGACAGGTCGAGCGGGATGGGGCGGCAGAGCGAGCCAGGGCCTATTCGCCCTTCCTGCGGGAAGCGATGGCGGCGCGGTCCGACATCCTCGAAACCTTTCTCACCGATGGCTCGCTCAAGGCCGCCGAGCAGGCGGTCGCCGCGGGCGGGGAGAGCGTCGACGTCGAACTTCGCCGCCGCCGGCTCGGGCTGGCGATGGCCGCGGCGCTGGGCGATCTGTCCGGTGAACTGGACCTTGAGACCGTTACCGGCCTGCTGTCCGATTTCGCCGACGGGGCCATCGACCGGGCGATTGCCGCGGCGCTGATCGAACGGTGCCCCGATGACGAGCCGCGCGGGGTCACCGCGATCGCGCTTGGCAAGCTTGGCAGTCGCGAACTGAATTTCTCGTCCGACGTCGACCTCATCCTCCTGTTCGACCCGCGTACGATGCCGTGCGCCGGTCGGGACGACCCCGGCCAGGCTGCGGTGCGTATCGGCCGCCGGGTCGTCGAAATCCTGCAGAAGCGGACGGCCGACGGCTATGTCGCCCGGGTCGACCTCCGGCTGCGGCCGTCGCCCGAAGTCACGCCTATCGTGCTCCCGGTCAACGCCGCCATTTCCTATTACGAATCCGCGGCCGTGGGCTGGGAGCGCGCCGCCTTCATCCGCGCGCGCTGCTGCGGCGGCGACCGCGCGCTGGGCGCCAGCTTTCTCGATGCGATAGAGCCGTTCGTGTGGCGCCGGGCGCTCGATTTCGGCGCGATCGAGGAAGTGCGGGCCATCGGCGAACGGATCCGTGATCATTATGCGGAGCGCCAGCGCTTCGGACCCGGCTTCGACCTAAAGCGCGGCCGCGGCGGCATCCGCGAAGTCGAATTCTACGCCCATGCGCAGCAATTGGTGCACGGCGGGCGCGAACCGGACCTGCGCTGTCCGGCGACGCTCGACGCGTTGCAGGCCCTGTCGGGCGCCGGCTACCTCGACAGCAGCCTCGCGGCGGACATGGCCGAAGCGTATCGCCGGCTGCGTACCATCGAGCATCGCGTGCAGATGATCGACGACCAGCAGACGCACCTGATCCCGCGCACCGACGCGGCGGTCGCCACGGTCGCCCGGCTGCACGGCTTCGAAGACGGCGAGGAAATATTCAACTGGCTGCGCCCGTCGGTGGAGCGGGTGGGAACGGCGTTTGACGCGTTGACCGACGACAAGGGCGAACGCCTGCCGAACGATGCGGCGACGCTGCACGGCGAGCTGGCGGCGATGGGATTTCCCGACGCCGAGACCGCGGCGCGCCGGATCGGCGAATGGCGCTCGGGACGGCCGCGGTCGCTTCGGTCGCCGGCGGCCAAAGAGGCGTTCGAAGGCATGTTGCCCGGACTGGTGCGGGCGATAGCGGGGAGCGCGGACCCGATGCGCGCGCTCAACCGGTTGAGCGACGTCGTCGAGCGGCTGCCCAGCGGGGTCAATCTTTACCGGCTGCTGGAGGCGCGGCCGGCGCTGACCACCTTGCTGGCGCGGATCCTGGCCCATGCCCCGGCGCTGTCCGACCAGCTGGGACGACGGCCGGAGCTGCTGGACTCGCTGCTCGATTCCTCCTGCTTCGACCCCCCCCCGCCGGTCGATGAGCTGCTGGCCTTCCTCAAGGCAGAGATGAAGGACCTGCCGTACGACCTCGCGCTCGACCGCGCGCGGCAGCTGGTCAACGAACGTCGCTTTGCCCTTGGCGCGCAACTGATCGACCTGCGCGAACCGCCCATGCGGATCGGCGAGGGCTATGCGCGGGTCGCGGAAGCGACGCTGGTCGCGCTGACCGATGCCGCCGTGGCGGAATTCGAACAGACTCACGGCCGGATGGGCGATGCGGAACTGCTTATCCTCGGCCTCGGCCGGCTGGGCGGCGGCGTCCTGACCGACGCCTCCGACCTCGACCTCATCTATCTGTTCACGCCGACCGAAGCGGAGGCATCGGACGGGCGCCGGCCATTGGGACCGGCGGACTATTTCAATCGGCTCGGGAATCGCATCAGCGCCGCGCTCAGCGTGCCGACGCCCGCCGGGCCGCTGTACGACGTCGACACCCGGCTTCGCCCGCAAGGCGCGCAGGGCATGCTGGTCGTTTCGCTCGAAGGGTTCGCGGCCTACCAGGCCAATCAGGCATGGACGTGGGAGCATATGGCGCTGTTGCGGGCCCGGCCGGTGTATGGGTCCGAAGGCGGGCGAGCGCGGCTTGATGCGATCATCGAACAGGTGCTCGCCGCGCCCGCCGATCGTCCCAAGCTGGTCGCGGACGCAACCGCGATGCGCGACGAAATGGCGCGGCACAAGCCGGCGTCGGGACCGCTGGACGTCAAGCTTGGCGAGGGCGGGCTGGTCGACCTGGAGTTCGCGGTCCACGTCCTCCAGCTGGCGACCAAGGTCGGAATCGATCCCCGCATGGACCAGGCCGTGGAGGCGCTTGCCGAGGCAGGATTGGTCGAGGAAAAAATTGTTTCAGCACAACAGTTGTTGAACGAAATGCTGATCACGATCCGCCTTGTGGCACCGGAGACCACGACCCCAAGCGAGGAAAGCTGTGAGCTGATGGCGCGGGCGTGCGGTGCAGCGGACTGGACGGAGCTGGTGGCGCGGCACGACGCGGCCCGGGCCCAGGTCACGGAGTTATGGACCAAGGTGAAGGAGAGGACTTTCGATGATCGATGA
- a CDS encoding peroxiredoxin has translation MIDEGDRAPALDVATSGGQTVNLARPGRPLVLYFYPKDDTSGCTRQAQDFTAMAGDFEKAGATVIGVSRDPMKKHEKFIGKYDLKVPLASDEDGQVSDAFGTWVQKSMYGRKYMGMERSTFLIGGDGQVLKVWRKVKVPGHAEEVLKAVRDA, from the coding sequence ATGATCGATGAAGGCGACCGCGCACCCGCGCTCGACGTGGCGACAAGCGGCGGACAAACCGTCAACCTGGCCCGGCCAGGACGGCCGCTGGTGCTGTACTTCTATCCCAAGGACGACACGTCCGGCTGCACCCGCCAGGCGCAGGACTTCACCGCCATGGCCGGCGATTTCGAAAAGGCCGGCGCGACCGTCATCGGCGTGTCCCGCGACCCGATGAAGAAGCATGAGAAGTTCATCGGCAAGTACGACCTCAAGGTCCCGCTGGCTTCCGACGAGGACGGGCAGGTGTCCGACGCCTTCGGCACCTGGGTCCAGAAGAGCATGTACGGTCGCAAATATATGGGCATGGAGCGCTCGACCTTTCTCATCGGTGGCGACGGCCAGGTGCTCAAGGTCTGGCGCAAGGTGAAGGTGCCGGGTCATGCCGAGGAGGTGCTGAAGGCGGTCCGCGACGCATGA
- a CDS encoding AAC(3)-I family aminoglycoside N-acetyltransferase — MSGVKVRRLVPADIRVMQDMSRMFAAAFDEPETYARPPRAAYLDRLLGNPGFVALAALHDGEVVGGLIAYELVKYERERSEFYIYDLAVAEEHRRRGIATALIAEVCRIAAANDAEVVFVQADHGDDAAIALYTKLGTREDVMHFDIPAR; from the coding sequence ATGAGCGGTGTCAAGGTCCGGCGGCTGGTGCCGGCGGACATCCGCGTCATGCAGGACATGTCGCGCATGTTCGCCGCGGCGTTCGACGAGCCGGAGACTTATGCCCGGCCGCCGCGCGCGGCCTATCTCGACCGGCTGCTCGGTAACCCCGGCTTCGTCGCGCTTGCCGCCTTGCACGACGGGGAGGTCGTCGGCGGCCTGATCGCCTATGAGCTTGTTAAATATGAGCGCGAGCGCAGCGAATTCTACATCTACGACCTTGCCGTGGCGGAGGAGCATCGCCGGCGCGGCATTGCCACCGCGCTGATCGCCGAGGTCTGCCGCATCGCCGCGGCCAACGACGCGGAGGTCGTGTTCGTCCAGGCCGACCATGGCGACGATGCGGCGATCGCGCTCTACACCAAGCTCGGCACCCGCGAGGACGTGATGCATTTCGACATTCCCGCGCGTTGA
- a CDS encoding succinate dehydrogenase iron-sulfur subunit produces MAEFTLPRNSKITKGRTYKAEAGGKSKTFKVYRYDPDNSANPRWDRYTIDLEKCGPMVLDALIKIKNEIDPTLTFRRSCREGICGSCAMNMDGRNGLACTTPIADLKGDIQITPLPHMDVVKDLVPDLSHAYAQYASIQPWLKTVTPAPAGKERLQSPADRAKLDGLYECILCFCCSTSCPSYWWNAEKFLGPAVLLQAYRFIADSRDEATGERLNELEDPYRLYRCHTIMNCANVCPKGLNPAQAIAQTKKLIAERAA; encoded by the coding sequence TTGGCCGAATTCACGCTTCCCCGGAACAGCAAGATTACCAAGGGCCGGACCTACAAGGCGGAAGCCGGCGGCAAGTCCAAGACGTTCAAGGTCTATCGCTACGATCCGGACAATAGCGCCAATCCGCGCTGGGACCGCTACACCATCGATCTCGAAAAGTGCGGGCCGATGGTTCTCGACGCGCTGATCAAGATCAAGAACGAGATCGATCCGACGCTGACGTTCCGGCGGTCCTGCCGCGAAGGCATTTGCGGGTCGTGCGCGATGAACATGGACGGCCGCAACGGGCTTGCCTGCACCACCCCCATCGCGGACCTGAAGGGCGATATCCAGATCACGCCGCTGCCGCACATGGACGTGGTCAAGGACCTCGTGCCCGACCTCAGCCATGCCTATGCCCAATATGCATCGATCCAGCCGTGGCTGAAGACGGTGACGCCCGCGCCCGCCGGCAAGGAACGGCTGCAGTCGCCCGCCGACCGCGCCAAGCTCGATGGGCTTTACGAGTGCATCCTGTGCTTCTGCTGCTCGACCAGCTGTCCCAGCTATTGGTGGAACGCCGAGAAATTCCTCGGTCCCGCGGTGCTGCTGCAGGCCTATCGCTTCATCGCCGACAGCCGCGACGAGGCGACCGGCGAGCGGCTTAACGAACTTGAGGATCCGTACCGGCTGTATCGCTGCCACACGATCATGAACTGCGCCAACGTCTGTCCCAAGGGGCTCAACCCGGCGCAGGCGATCGCCCAGACCAAGAAACTGATCGCGGAGCGCGCCGCTTGA
- a CDS encoding PaaI family thioesterase, protein MADVGLPNGAQPDPEHDGWYSWGDFPRSSFAAATGRLLFRPDGPGRGICRMFPTDAHQNMGGSLHGGAVMSFIDMAMFAGGRCAGMAEGHYVTLDLTTHFLARGQPGEPLDCHVELVRQTRSHAFMQGIVRQAGESCYSFTGTLKRIRDRTATA, encoded by the coding sequence ATGGCCGACGTTGGGCTGCCCAACGGCGCCCAGCCCGACCCGGAGCATGACGGCTGGTACAGCTGGGGCGATTTTCCCCGCAGCTCCTTCGCGGCCGCCACCGGGCGGCTGCTGTTCAGGCCCGACGGACCCGGGCGCGGCATCTGCCGCATGTTCCCGACCGACGCGCATCAGAACATGGGCGGATCGTTGCACGGCGGCGCGGTGATGAGCTTCATCGACATGGCGATGTTCGCCGGTGGCCGCTGCGCTGGCATGGCCGAGGGCCATTACGTTACGCTCGACCTGACCACGCACTTCCTTGCGCGCGGCCAGCCCGGCGAACCGCTCGACTGCCACGTGGAACTGGTCCGCCAGACCCGATCGCACGCATTCATGCAGGGGATCGTCCGCCAGGCCGGTGAGTCCTGCTACAGCTTCACCGGCACCTTGAAGCGCATCCGCGACCGCACCGCCACGGCATGA
- the zapE gene encoding cell division protein ZapE: MTGPVGRAYAQLLAGGELRPDAAQQHAVDALDRLAQSLGQRRGRLFGLFGKRGGGCSGVYLWGGVGRGKSMLMDLAFAQIDFEPKRRVHFHAFMLGVHSRLATARQKEEGDPVEEVAEHIAAQAKLLCFDEMQVTNPADAMILSRLFGKLLDHGVKVIATSNRPPQDLYKDGLNRELFLPFIATLESRFDVVEVNGPTDYRLDRLAGVDTWHVPNGPAATEALSRAFFQLTDYKVEDRAKVPSEELDVGGGRTLHVPKSLKGVAVFSFKRLCGEARGAADYLAIAQRFHTVIIVGIPVMTREMRNEAARFVTLIDEFYEHKVKLLASADAEPEGLYPSGDGSFEFQRTVSRLEEMRSADYLAEGHGLAT, encoded by the coding sequence ATGACCGGTCCGGTCGGCCGAGCCTATGCGCAGCTTCTGGCGGGTGGCGAGTTACGCCCCGATGCGGCGCAGCAGCATGCGGTCGACGCGCTCGACCGTCTGGCGCAATCGCTGGGCCAGCGCCGCGGCCGGCTGTTCGGCCTGTTCGGCAAACGCGGCGGCGGCTGTTCCGGTGTCTACCTGTGGGGCGGGGTTGGGCGCGGCAAGTCGATGCTGATGGACCTCGCCTTCGCCCAGATCGATTTCGAGCCCAAGCGCCGGGTCCATTTCCATGCCTTCATGCTGGGCGTCCATTCGCGGCTCGCGACGGCACGGCAGAAGGAGGAGGGCGACCCCGTCGAGGAGGTGGCGGAGCACATTGCGGCGCAGGCCAAGCTGCTGTGTTTCGACGAGATGCAGGTGACCAATCCCGCCGACGCGATGATCCTGTCGCGCCTGTTCGGCAAGCTGCTCGACCACGGGGTCAAGGTCATCGCGACGTCCAACCGGCCGCCGCAGGACCTGTACAAGGATGGCCTCAACCGCGAGCTGTTCCTGCCGTTCATCGCGACGCTGGAAAGCCGTTTCGACGTGGTCGAGGTCAACGGCCCGACCGATTACCGGCTCGACCGGCTGGCCGGGGTCGACACGTGGCATGTGCCGAACGGCCCGGCCGCGACCGAAGCGCTCAGCCGCGCCTTCTTCCAGCTGACCGATTACAAGGTCGAAGACCGCGCCAAGGTGCCGAGCGAAGAGCTCGACGTCGGCGGCGGCCGCACCCTGCATGTGCCCAAAAGCCTCAAGGGCGTCGCCGTGTTTTCCTTCAAGCGGCTTTGCGGCGAGGCGCGCGGCGCCGCCGACTATCTCGCTATCGCCCAGCGCTTTCACACCGTCATCATCGTCGGCATCCCTGTGATGACCCGCGAGATGCGCAACGAGGCCGCGCGCTTCGTCACCCTGATCGACGAGTTCTACGAACATAAGGTGAAGCTGCTCGCCAGCGCCGATGCCGAACCCGAAGGCCTTTACCCGTCGGGCGACGGCAGCTTCGAATTCCAGCGCACGGTCAGCCGGCTCGAGGAGATGCGCAGCGCCGATTATCTTGCGGAAGGTCACGGACTGGCGACTTGA
- a CDS encoding M20/M25/M40 family metallo-hydrolase, with the protein MRTFVLGLIAGAALVAPAAVAAQSPVNGPIVLSKDWQDKSRALYKTAIEIPTVAGRGAPHKQMADWLTGEYRKNGWAASDVQVLPYDGSDEKKYAVYARWPAAQPSGKKPILIIAHMDVVEAKRADWELDPFKFVEKDGYFYGRGTSDDKQGVIATTAALFKLRADGFKPDRDIIVFYSGDEETDGKGALMAANDWRKLTDAEFALNADAGGGAWDASGRSLGFGLQTAEKIYQDYRLTATNRGGHSSRPRPDNAIYDLSRALLKLGEHRFVPKLNETTRAYYTARAVQEGNSPLGNAMRAWLANPDDAKAADAIEASELEVGTTRTRCVATMLDGGHAPNALPQKAEANVNCRALPGSTEAELTQELQAIVGPSIKVATVGPFKPSPPSPLRDDVVGAYTKTVRSMYGNDIQIVPQMSTGATDGLFFRQVGIPVYGVDMTWGISPVDERAHGLDERMPVRAFYNDVAGWEMLIRDLAG; encoded by the coding sequence ATGCGCACATTCGTTCTTGGCCTGATCGCGGGCGCGGCCCTGGTCGCTCCTGCCGCGGTCGCGGCGCAAAGTCCGGTCAACGGGCCGATCGTCTTGTCCAAGGATTGGCAGGACAAGTCGCGGGCGCTGTACAAGACGGCAATCGAAATCCCGACCGTCGCGGGCCGTGGCGCACCGCACAAGCAGATGGCCGACTGGCTGACCGGCGAATATCGCAAGAACGGCTGGGCCGCGAGCGACGTCCAGGTGCTGCCTTACGACGGCAGCGACGAGAAGAAGTACGCCGTCTACGCGCGGTGGCCGGCCGCCCAACCGTCGGGCAAGAAGCCGATCCTGATCATCGCGCACATGGACGTGGTAGAAGCCAAGCGCGCCGACTGGGAGCTCGACCCGTTCAAGTTCGTCGAAAAAGACGGCTATTTCTACGGGCGCGGGACCAGCGACGACAAGCAGGGCGTGATCGCCACCACCGCCGCCCTGTTCAAGCTGCGCGCCGACGGGTTCAAACCGGACCGCGACATCATCGTCTTTTACAGCGGCGACGAGGAAACCGACGGCAAGGGCGCGCTCATGGCGGCCAATGACTGGCGCAAGCTGACCGATGCCGAATTCGCGCTCAACGCCGATGCCGGCGGCGGTGCCTGGGATGCCAGCGGCCGGTCGCTTGGCTTCGGGCTCCAGACCGCCGAGAAAATCTACCAGGACTATCGGCTGACCGCGACCAACCGCGGCGGCCATTCCAGCCGGCCGCGACCGGACAATGCGATCTACGACCTGTCGCGCGCGCTGCTGAAGCTGGGCGAGCATCGCTTCGTACCCAAGCTCAACGAGACGACGCGCGCTTATTACACCGCGCGCGCAGTGCAGGAGGGGAATAGCCCGCTCGGCAATGCGATGCGCGCGTGGCTGGCCAACCCTGACGACGCCAAGGCGGCCGACGCGATCGAAGCGAGCGAACTGGAGGTCGGCACCACGCGCACGCGCTGCGTCGCCACCATGCTCGACGGCGGACACGCGCCCAACGCTTTGCCGCAGAAGGCGGAGGCGAACGTCAATTGCCGTGCCTTGCCGGGCAGCACGGAGGCCGAATTGACCCAGGAACTGCAGGCGATCGTCGGCCCGTCGATCAAGGTCGCCACCGTCGGTCCGTTCAAGCCGAGCCCGCCGTCGCCGCTGCGCGACGACGTGGTCGGCGCCTACACCAAGACGGTGCGGTCGATGTACGGCAACGACATCCAGATCGTCCCGCAAATGTCGACCGGGGCCACCGACGGTCTGTTTTTCCGGCAGGTCGGGATTCCGGTCTATGGCGTCGACATGACCTGGGGCATCAGTCCGGTTGACGAGCGCGCGCACGGACTCGACGAACGCATGCCGGTGCGCGCTTTCTACAACGACGTGGCCGGGTGGGAGATGTTGATCCGCGATCTCGCGGGCTGA